CTAAAAGATCCAAACTGGCCGGGTCAAGGGCAGCGGCATCGGAAGGTAAATTGGCCCCAATACTGACTTGGGAAGTTGCCTGGGGGGTGCCTGCCGAGGTAGGAAGTCGCAATGGATGGGAATTACTCAAACTAGCAGCGGTGGCGGTGCCATTTGCATTAGTGGGAAAAGTCCGCAAGTATTGGCCCGAACTATTCACTACATAACCTTCCTTATCGACACTAAAGGCGCCTGCCCGGGAATAAACTAGATCATCGCTATTTAAACTGGGCGACAAGGCAAAAAGTCCCCGGCCGCTGATAGCCAGATCCAGAGAGTTTTGAGTAAAATCCAAGTTACCCTGCTCAAACTGCTGGGCCGTTTTATTGAGCAAAACCCCGCTACCCACCGCTGTCTGGGAGCGACCAAAAGACGAAACGGCAAAGATATCCGCGAACTCACCCCGGGACCGCTTAAAACCTGTGGTACTCGCGTTAGCAATATTGTTAGCGGTTATATCCAAATCAGACGATGCGGCATTCAGACCACTAAGCGAAGTATTAAACGCCATAAAATTTCTCCTTGACCAAGACTCTATAAAATTTGTTTAATCTGACTAAAAGGTACCGAGCCCTGCCCGGCTAAATTGAGGGTCAATCCCTCGCTGCCTTCTCCGATAACCACGCTGTCCACTCGGACCGCTGCAAAAGTCGGAAAGCCTTGCGCGCCTCCCTCAGTTACTCCTTCCACCTTAAACTGATAACGTCCCGGGGTTGCGGGAGTACCATCTTCCTTGAACCCATCCCAAGTAAACTGCACCGTTCCCGTTTGGTCAGCCCCCAAATCCACGGTTCTGACCAACTGCCCTGCTTGATCAAAGATTTTCAGTTGTGGACTGGCCACACCTGAAGGGAGTTCTACCGCCCCCCGAATTGAACCACCCGCTTCCAGGGAACTTTCCGCTGAGGGCACCAGCACCGAGCGGCCCACCAATCCCGATGCCTGTAGCGCCTGGTTGGATTGCAGGGAGCCACTGACTTCTTGAAAAGAAGCTTGCAAATCCTGGATGCCTTTTACCGTTCCAAACTGGGCTACCTGACTAAGAAAGGTACTATTATCCATAGGCTCAAAAGGGTCCTGATTACTAAGTTGGGCCGTCATCAATTTCAAAAATTGCTCCAGCCCCAGCTCAGTGTTTTGTGCTTTTTTATCCGGCGGGCGGACTAAACCTAAATCTTTATAAATCTCTGAACTGGAAGGGGTCGCAGTCACCATTATGCTGTTTTCCTTGTAAACTATTCGCCCAATTGCAGGGTACGCAGAAGCAATTGTTTAGATGTATTGGCCATTTCCACGTTGTTCTCATAATTGCGGGAAGCGGAAATCATATTGGCCATTTCCTCAATAGAATTGACGTTAGGGTGGAAAATATAACCAGCTTCATTGGCCATGGGATGATCCGGAGCATATTCTTGCTGCAGCGGCGCGCCACTCTCCACCACGCCTAATACTTGAACTCCGCCCGCAGGTGCTTCCGGGTTAAACTTGTCCAGCAAAGTTGCGAATACCGGCTGGCGGGCCCGATAAGTCTGATCAATGCTGCTGCTTACACTATCAGCATTAGCCAGATTGCTGGCAGTGGTATTGAGTCGCAGGGTTTGAGCGCTCATGGCGGTCCCCGCAATATCAAAGACTTTAAACAACGACATTGCCTATTCTCCCCTCAGGGCCGATAATAGCCCTTTAAATTTGCCGCTTAGAAAATGGAGGCTGGCTTGATATTGGAGCGCATTCTGCATGAATTCGCTGTGCTCCACTTGGCTATCCACCGTGTTACCATCAAGGGAAGCCTGCTGGGGGATGCGGTAAAGCGCTTCGCCACCGGGGAACTGTCCTAAGGAATGGGATACGTGCCCAGCATGGGTTGCCTGGAGCGGCAATCCCTGTCCCTGCGCTTGTTGCAAAGCCGCCTTAAAATCAATAT
This sequence is a window from Nitrosococcus oceani ATCC 19707. Protein-coding genes within it:
- the flgB gene encoding flagellar basal body rod protein FlgB; translation: MSISFDSALGIYPQAVTLGSRRAEVLAANLANGDTPGYKARDIDFKAALQQAQGQGLPLQATHAGHVSHSLGQFPGGEALYRIPQQASLDGNTVDSQVEHSEFMQNALQYQASLHFLSGKFKGLLSALRGE
- the flgC gene encoding flagellar basal body rod protein FlgC, whose product is MSLFKVFDIAGTAMSAQTLRLNTTASNLANADSVSSSIDQTYRARQPVFATLLDKFNPEAPAGGVQVLGVVESGAPLQQEYAPDHPMANEAGYIFHPNVNSIEEMANMISASRNYENNVEMANTSKQLLLRTLQLGE
- a CDS encoding flagellar hook assembly protein FlgD, whose product is MVTATPSSSEIYKDLGLVRPPDKKAQNTELGLEQFLKLMTAQLSNQDPFEPMDNSTFLSQVAQFGTVKGIQDLQASFQEVSGSLQSNQALQASGLVGRSVLVPSAESSLEAGGSIRGAVELPSGVASPQLKIFDQAGQLVRTVDLGADQTGTVQFTWDGFKEDGTPATPGRYQFKVEGVTEGGAQGFPTFAAVRVDSVVIGEGSEGLTLNLAGQGSVPFSQIKQIL